The Scomber scombrus chromosome 22, fScoSco1.1, whole genome shotgun sequence genome has a window encoding:
- the LOC134004824 gene encoding plasma membrane calcium-transporting ATPase 1-like, with amino-acid sequence MANNERVSSCSVQELRVLMQLRGEEALSRIHESYGDVNRLCAKLRTSPVGGLDGNSEDIRRRKKQFGANFIPPKKPKTFLQLVWEALQDITLIILEVAAIISLGLSFYSPPDADRKHCGSAAGGVEEEGEAEAGWIEGAAILLSVVCVVLVTAFNDWSKEKQFRGLQSRIEQEQTFTVVRGGQVVQIKVTEIVVGDIAQVKYGDLLPADGVLIQSNDLKIDESSLTGESDHVKKSLDRDPMMLSGTHVMEGSGKMVVTGVGVNSQTGIIFTLLGAGDENSSESKEKEEEPKKTEKKEKHSKFNSLYFKEKQDSSIITIHKKNKVEAAEMQPIKEDEQPEKKKKNVSKKEKSVLQGKLTKLAVQIGKAGLFMSALTVLILITRFLIDTFWIQGVAWSRDCLPIYVQFLVKFFIIGVTVLVVAVPEGLPLAVTISLAYSVKKMMKDNNLVRHLDACETMGNATAICSDKTGTLTMNRMTVVQAFMAGRYYKIMAQPDQILPMILDLLITGISVNCAYTSKILPPEAEGGLPRQVGNKTECALLGYTLALHKDYQTVRNKFPEEKLFKVYTFNSVRKSMSTVLKNPDGSYRMFSKGASEILLRKCSKILIDTGEATVFKDRDKDELVKKVIEPMASEGLRTICLAYKDFPTDDGEPDWDNESNILCGLTCIAVVGIEDPVRPEVPDAIKKCQRAGITVRMVTGDNINTARAIAIKCGILLPGDDFLCLEGHEFNQRIRNEQGEVDQELFDKVWPKLLVLARSSPTDKHTLVQGIIESTALEQRQVVAVTGDGTNDGPALKKADIGFAMGIAGTDVAKEASDIILTDDNFSSIVKAVMWGRNVYDSISKFLQFQLTVNVVAVIVAFTGACITQDSPLKAVQMLWVNLIMDTFASLALATEPPTEALLLRNPYGRNKPLISATMLKNILGHAVYQLIVIFTLLFEGEKMFNIKSGRNAPLHSPPSEHYTIVFNTFVQMQLFNELNARKIHGERNIFKGIFNNLIFCTILLGTFIVQFIIVQFGGKPFSCVSLSVEQWLWCVLLGLGSLVWGQVVTCFPTSWLKYLGTACQCTQRDGIQEDEMKDQDETDQAEEEKEKGNWFRNRNRIKRQIHVMTAFRDSLSPYESLEKHGSRSSMDILMAQHKLHSKESVPQMSLINEAE; translated from the exons ATGGCCAACAATGAGAGGGTGTCCAGCTGCTCAGTGCAGGAGCTGCGCGTGCTCATgcagctgagaggagaggaggcacTAAGTAGGATCCATGAGTCTTATGGAGACGTTAACAGACTGTGTGCCAAACTGAGGACGTCACCTGTTGGTG GTTTAGATGGAAACTCTGAGGAcatcagaagaagaaaaaaacagtttggagCAAATTTCATCCCTCCTAAAAAGCCAAAAACCTTTTTGCAGTTAGTGTGGGAAGCCCTGCAGGACATAACACTCATCATCCTGGAAGTGGCTGCCATCATTTCATTAGGTCTTTCTTTCTACTCACCACCAGATGCTGACAGAAAGC ACTGTGGCTCAGCAGCTGGTGGTGTAGAGGAGGAGGGCGAGGCGGAGGCTGGCTGGATTGAAGGCGCTGCCATCCTGCTCTCTGTGGTTTGTGTGGTTCTGGTAACGGCATTCAACGACTGGAGCAAAGAGAAGCAGTTTCGCGGCCTCCAGAGCCGCATTGAGCAGGAGCAGACGTTCACCGTGGTCCGAGGGGGCCAGGTTGTTCAGATCAAAGTGACAGAGATTGTCGTCGGTGACATCGCACAAGTTAAATATG GTGACCTCCTTCCTGCTGACGGCGTCCTGATTCAGAGCAACGATCTCAAGATTGATGAGAGCTCTCTGACTGGAGAGTCGGATCATGTCAAGAAGAGTTTGGACAGAGACCCTATGATGCTCTCAG gTACCCATGTGATGGAGGGCTCTGGTAAGATGGTGGTTACTGGTGTAGGTGTGAACTCTCAGACTGGAATCATTTTCACGCTGCTTGGTGCCGGCGATGAAAACAGTAGCGAAAgcaaggaaaaagaagaggagccgaagaagacagagaagaaggaaaagcaCAGCAAGTTCAATTCACTTTACTTTAAAGAGAAACAAGATTCTTCAATTATCACAATTCACA agaaaaacaaagttgaAGCTGCTGAGATGCAGCCAATCAAAGAGGATGAAcaaccagagaagaagaagaaaaacgttTCCAAGAAGGAGAAGTCAGTCCTCCAGGGGAAGCTGACCAAACTGGCAGTGCAGATTGGCAAAGCAG GTCTGTTTATGTCAGCTCTCACCGTCCTCATACTTATCACTCGTTTCCTGATCGACACCTTCTGGATTCAGGGAGTTGCCTGGTCCAGAGACTGCCTGCCCATCTACGTGCAGTTCCTAGTCAAGTTCTTCATCATCGGTGTGACTGTGCTGGTGGTGGCCGTGCCAGAAGGTCTCCCTCTGGCGGTCACCATCTCCCTGGCCTATTCAGTCAAG aaaatgatgaaagacAACAACCTAGTCCGCCACCTGGACGCCTGTGAGACGATGGGCAACGCAACGGCAATCTGCTCAGACAAGACGGGCACGCTCACCATGAACCGCATGACAGTGGTACAGGCCTTCATGGCAGGACGCTACTACAAGATAATGGCGCAGCCGGACCAGATCCTCCCAATGATCCTGGATCTCCTCATCACGGGCATCAGCGTCAACTGCGCTTACACCTCCAAGATTTTG CCTCCAGAGGCTGAGGGCGGGCTGCCCCGCCAGGTGGGGAACAAGACTGAGTGTGCCTTGCTAGGATACACCCTTGCGCTGCACAAAGACTACCAGACTGTTCGCAATAAGTTCCCTGAGGAGAAACTGTTCAAGGTGTACACCTTTAACTCAGTGAGGAAGTCCATGAGCACCGTGCTGAAGAACCCTGATGGCAGCTACCGCATGTTCAGCAAAGGGGCCTCTGAGATACTGCTCAGGAA GTGCTCTAAGATCCTGATTGACACCGGTGAGGCCACAGTCTTCAAAGATCGGGACAAAGACGAGTTGGTAAAAAAAGTGATCGAGCCGATGGCGTCAGAAGGCCTGAGGACCATTTGCCTTGCCTACAAAGACTTCCCCACCGATGACGGAGAGCCAGACTGGGACAACGAGAGCAACATCCTCTGTGGCCTCACCTGCATTGCTGTGGTTGGCATTGAAGACCCTGTGCGACCTGAG GTACCAGATGCCATCAAAAAGTGCCAACGGGCAGGGATCACTGTCCGCATGGTGACAGGAGACAACATCAACACTGCCCGTGCCATCGCCATCAAATGTGGCATCCTGCTACCTGGAGATGACTTCTTGTGTCTGGAAGGCCACGAGTTCAACCAACGGATCCGCAACGAGCAGGGAGAG GTTGATCAAGAGCTTTTTGATAAGGTTTGGCCAAAACTGCTCGTTCTCGCCAGATCGTCTccaacagacaaacacactctgGTTCAAG GTATCATCGAAAGCACAGCGCTGGAGCAGAGACAGGTAGTTGCCGTAACTGGAGACGGAACAAATGATGGACCCGCCCTCAAGAAAGCGGACATAGGCTTCGCCATG GGCATTGCAGGTACGGATGTGGCGAAGGAGGCGTCTGACATCATCCTGACAGACGATAACTTCAGCAGCATTGTGAAGGCCGTGATGTGGGGCAGGAATGTCTATGACAGCATCTCCAAGTTCCTGCAGTTCCAGCTCACCGTCAACGTGGTTGCCGTCATCGTGGCCTTCACTGGAGCCTGCATCACCCAG GACTCTCCTCTGAAAGCCGTGCAGATGCTGTGGGTCAACCTCATCATGGACACTTTCGCCTCGCTGGCTCTCGCCACTGAACCGCCAACTGAAGCGCTGCTGCTCAGGAACCCATACGGCCGCAATAAGCCACTCATCTCCGCCACAATGCTGAAGAACATCCTGGGACATGCTGTGTACCAGCTGATTGTCATCTTCACCCTGCTCTTTGAGG GTGAGAAGATGTTTAATATTAAGAGCGGCAGGAACGCCCCCCTCCACTCCCCACCCTCTGAGCACTACACCATCGTGTTCAACACTTTCGTTCAGATGCAGCTGTTCAACGAACTAAATGCCCGCAAGATTCACGGCGAGCGGAACATCTTCAAAGGCATCTTCAACAACCTCATCTTCTGCACCATCCTCCTAGGAACCTTCATTGTACAG TTCATCATTGTGCAGTTTGGTGGTAAACCGTTTAGCTGTGTGAGTCTGAGCGTTGAGCAGTGGCTGTGGTGCGTCTTGCTGGGACTCGGCAGTCTCGTGTGGGGACAG